The Leptospira sp. WS39.C2 genome contains a region encoding:
- a CDS encoding aminodeoxychorismate/anthranilate synthase component II, which yields MKVLILDNYDSFTFNLYQIVGEILEEKETPFRLEVIRNDEKTFFEIKEANYDKIIISPGPGHPGDPAYFGVSAEILKELGKTTPVLGICLGMQGMATVFGGEVVRANIAMHGKLSPIEHDGKGVFSGLTQNIEIMRYHSLVAKEDSLPKDLEVTARVSSGIGKGEIMGLRHKSLKIEGVQFHPESFGSEEGKDLLRNFIFRS from the coding sequence ATGAAAGTTCTGATTTTAGATAATTATGATTCCTTTACCTTTAATTTATACCAAATAGTTGGAGAAATTTTAGAAGAAAAAGAAACTCCATTTCGTTTGGAAGTGATTCGTAATGATGAAAAAACTTTTTTTGAAATCAAAGAAGCTAACTATGATAAGATTATCATATCCCCAGGTCCAGGCCATCCAGGGGATCCTGCTTATTTTGGTGTGAGTGCAGAAATACTAAAAGAATTAGGAAAAACAACGCCAGTGTTGGGAATTTGTCTCGGGATGCAAGGTATGGCTACCGTGTTTGGTGGAGAAGTTGTGCGTGCAAATATTGCTATGCATGGTAAATTGTCTCCTATTGAACATGATGGTAAAGGTGTGTTTTCTGGGCTGACTCAGAATATCGAAATTATGCGTTACCATTCTCTTGTGGCAAAAGAAGATTCCTTACCGAAAGATTTGGAAGTGACTGCACGTGTTTCTTCTGGAATTGGAAAAGGGGAAATTATGGGTCTCCGACACAAAAGCTTAAAAATTGAGGGAGTTCAATTCCATCCAGAATCCTTTGGTTCTGAAGAAGGAAAAGATTTACTACGAAATTTTATTTTTCGATCTTAA
- a CDS encoding anthranilate synthase component I family protein — protein sequence MSHSLPKISIPKKPNYTSLSLPEGIEFWELFREIEEKYENCFLLESAGDNQYDSRYSVIGFDPSHLILGESGVLEIDGKKYKVENPYFALRQITNYDSLSISYAGGLVGYLGYQSMQFFEPKLNLKPHPDFPAMVFGMYLDGLIYDKFTGELIYFDNGNNRIGVVESILGSTKNLISKKPNATVKLQKEGITKEVHKQMVEEALEEVKAGNTFQCQIGFEETYSVDGNPLAIYETLREINPSPHMYYVKFGKRVILGASPELLFRLRQGEMESFPLAGTTRRGKNAKEDTILARQLLTDPKEIAEHNMLIDLHRNDIGRVAKFGTVKVRRRFDIKRFSHVQHISSEVVGILSSKEDMFSGLASSFPAGTLSGAPKIESMKIIERIEKTPRGPYGGAVGSFGFNGDCTFAIPIRSFFINDGKGFVRASGGIVYDSKPEDEYQEIINKMASVRKALDLHKDPISPKIEEKG from the coding sequence CGAGTTTTGGGAACTCTTTCGGGAGATCGAAGAGAAATACGAGAATTGTTTTCTATTGGAATCTGCGGGAGACAATCAATATGATTCAAGGTATTCGGTGATTGGATTTGATCCTTCTCATTTAATATTAGGTGAATCGGGTGTTTTGGAAATTGATGGAAAAAAATATAAAGTAGAAAACCCTTATTTTGCTCTCCGCCAAATTACAAATTATGATTCACTGAGCATTAGTTATGCGGGTGGTCTTGTTGGATACTTAGGTTACCAAAGTATGCAATTTTTTGAGCCGAAATTAAATCTAAAACCCCATCCAGATTTCCCTGCAATGGTATTTGGGATGTATTTAGATGGTCTCATTTATGATAAATTTACAGGTGAACTGATATACTTTGATAATGGAAACAATCGGATTGGAGTTGTGGAATCTATATTAGGTTCCACTAAAAATCTTATTTCTAAAAAACCAAATGCAACCGTAAAGCTCCAAAAAGAAGGAATTACAAAGGAAGTTCACAAACAAATGGTAGAGGAGGCATTGGAGGAAGTGAAAGCTGGAAATACTTTCCAATGCCAAATTGGATTTGAAGAAACTTATTCAGTAGATGGCAATCCACTTGCTATATATGAAACCCTTCGCGAAATCAATCCTTCACCTCATATGTATTATGTGAAATTTGGAAAACGAGTGATCCTTGGTGCGAGTCCAGAATTATTATTTCGATTGAGACAAGGAGAAATGGAATCCTTTCCACTTGCCGGTACCACGAGACGAGGCAAAAATGCAAAAGAGGATACAATCCTTGCACGCCAACTCCTTACGGATCCAAAAGAAATTGCAGAACACAACATGCTTATTGACCTCCATCGAAATGATATTGGAAGAGTGGCAAAGTTTGGCACAGTGAAAGTCAGACGCAGATTTGATATCAAACGATTCTCTCATGTACAACACATATCCAGTGAAGTTGTTGGTATTTTATCATCTAAAGAAGATATGTTTTCGGGCCTTGCTTCCTCTTTTCCTGCAGGAACTCTTTCGGGTGCTCCTAAAATTGAATCGATGAAAATCATTGAACGGATTGAAAAAACACCTCGCGGACCTTATGGTGGTGCTGTAGGAAGTTTCGGTTTTAACGGAGATTGTACGTTTGCCATTCCGATCCGAAGTTTTTTTATCAATGATGGGAAAGGATTTGTTCGTGCTTCTGGTGGCATTGTATACGATTCCAAACCAGAAGACGAATACCAAGAGATCATCAATAAAATGGCTTCTGTTCGAAAGGCTTTAGATTTGCACAAAGATCCAATTTCACCAAAAATAGAAGAGAAAGGATAG